Proteins found in one Triticum aestivum cultivar Chinese Spring chromosome 4D, IWGSC CS RefSeq v2.1, whole genome shotgun sequence genomic segment:
- the LOC123099036 gene encoding MADS-box transcription factor 51 yields MEGPVPSLSLIFARSPLHPIIERRTPASERQPEEEEARRGIARRGPVELRRIEDRTSRQVRFSKRRSGLFKKAFELGLLCDAEVALLVFSPAGRLYEYASSSIEDTYDRYQAFGGAGKNLNEGGASTNSDGDPSNIQSRLKEIASWSLQNNADDADASELEKLEKLLTDALENTKSKKMLAQRNSGARTSASGANSISLRGQEEGRS; encoded by the exons ATGGAGGGACCCGTCCCGTCCCTCTCGCTCATTTTCGCCCGCTCCCCTCTCCATCCAATCATCGAGAGACGTACGCCAGCGAGCGAGCGGcagcccgaggaggaggaggcgaggcgaGGGATAGCGCGGCGCGGGCCGGTTGAGCTGCGGCGTATCGAGGACCGGACGAGCCGGCAGGTGCGCTTCTCCAAGCGCCGCTCGGGCCTCTTCAAGAAGGCCTTCGAGCTCGGCCTCCTCTGCGACGCCGAGGTCGCGTTGCTCGTCTTCTCCCCCGCCGGCAGGCTCTACGAGTACGCCTCCTCCAG CATAGAAGATACATACGACCGCTATCAGGCATTTGGAGGAGCCGGAAAGAACCTGAATGAAGGCGGTGCAAGCACCAACAGT GATGGAGATCCTTCAAATATACAGTCAAGGCTTAAAGAGATTGCTTCCTG GTCTCTTCAAAACAATGCTGATGACGCAGATGCTAGTGAGCTAGAGAAACTGGAGAAACTACTCACAGATGCTTTGGAGAATACAAAATCCAAGAAG ATGTTGGCGCAACGAAATAGCGGCGCAAGAACCAGTGCGAGCGGCGCGAACTCCATCAGTCTTAGGGGACAGGAGGAAGGAAGGAGCTGA